The following proteins are co-located in the Malus sylvestris chromosome 13, drMalSylv7.2, whole genome shotgun sequence genome:
- the LOC126595500 gene encoding thiamine pyrophosphokinase 1-like, with translation MQGTQIINESEDQDTTDLHKCIAYICDSAPNLDKSNSSVEGPHCGLIPIGMPSGSTTTTGLQWDLAETEMRFGGLISTSNIVKGEKITVQSDSDLLWTISIKKM, from the exons ATGCAGGGAACTCAAATTATTAATGAATCTGAGGATCAGGACACGACCGATTTGCATAAGTGTATAGCATACATATGTGACTCGGCACCAAACCTAGATAAGTCTAAT TCTTCTGTTGAAGGCCCTCATTGTGGACTCATACCCATTGGGATGCCATCTGGAAGTACTACAACCACTGGACTTCAATGGGATCTCG CTGAAACGGAGATGAGGTTTGGTGGTCTGATAAGTACATCGAATATCGTCAAGGGAGAGAAAATAACAGTGCAGTCAGATTCAGATCTTCTATGGACTATAAGCATTAAAAAGATGTAG